The following are encoded together in the Phyllobacterium zundukense genome:
- a CDS encoding M81 family metallopeptidase, whose product MVPCRRPSPDTGPSVLVIANGDAQKARDAAQRVARFVWERRDEFRPNAPARDGNRVRVK is encoded by the coding sequence ATGGTACCGTGTCGGCGCCCTAGCCCTGACACTGGGCCGTCGGTGTTAGTAATCGCCAATGGGGATGCACAAAAGGCTCGTGACGCTGCCCAGCGTGTTGCCCGATTTGTTTGGGAAAGACGCGACGAGTTTCGGCCAAACGCTCCCGCCCGAGACGGCAATCGAGTCCGCGTTAAGTAA
- a CDS encoding DUF6088 family protein: MHQPKTLKQKIQNRVARTKKTDVFLPRDFADLSGEDQVLRALRSLVHDGTLMRLGYGVYARAMRSRLTGRPMVLSANGFHSAALQALNKLGVPWEQSDSTKAFNEGRSTQIPVNPTVKVKARFNRRLSDGRTELRVER; this comes from the coding sequence ATGCACCAGCCAAAGACATTGAAGCAGAAAATTCAGAACCGCGTCGCCAGAACGAAGAAGACCGATGTCTTTCTTCCGCGAGATTTTGCTGACCTTAGTGGCGAGGACCAGGTTCTGCGCGCGCTTAGGTCACTGGTCCATGATGGCACTCTGATGCGGTTGGGCTACGGTGTCTATGCCCGAGCGATGCGGTCACGCTTGACCGGTCGGCCTATGGTCTTAAGCGCAAACGGTTTCCACAGTGCGGCACTTCAGGCGCTCAATAAGCTTGGTGTGCCATGGGAGCAGAGCGACAGCACAAAAGCCTTTAATGAAGGCCGCTCTACCCAGATCCCGGTGAACCCGACAGTCAAGGTCAAGGCGCGCTTCAACCGGCGGCTATCTGACGGTCGCACGGAGCTTCGTGTTGAACGGTAA
- a CDS encoding nucleotidyl transferase AbiEii/AbiGii toxin family protein, with protein sequence MLNGKPDQKTLLEVQDYFGLPSPALVEKDWFVVRALAAIHDVEIDGLTLAFGGGTALGRAYRLLERMSEDIDLRIIGDGANSRGALRRFRREVTERLTAAGFQTDGHCRVLHKDSYVRYDLPYEPIAKGEGVLRPEIKIEIAVFPVCTAPEKLSVSSFVAEASGADAEANDVACVRLAETAADKFVALGRRAGFAFAGLGDLDHTLVRHVYDLSRMDGHYDAAEAAMIALKTMKADAESRGDEYLAYKADPRGETLRAYEIMSKNERFAEGYAKLLGDMVYGDRPEFASAFEKVQNFVERIRDA encoded by the coding sequence GTGTTGAACGGTAAGCCAGACCAGAAAACGCTTCTGGAAGTACAAGACTATTTTGGCCTTCCTTCGCCCGCTCTGGTCGAGAAGGATTGGTTTGTCGTTCGCGCCTTGGCTGCCATACACGATGTGGAGATCGATGGACTGACGCTGGCGTTCGGCGGGGGAACGGCGCTTGGACGCGCCTATCGCCTGCTCGAGCGGATGTCAGAAGACATCGACCTTCGCATAATTGGCGACGGGGCCAACTCGCGCGGAGCGTTGAGGCGTTTTCGAAGAGAGGTGACAGAGAGGCTCACAGCGGCGGGTTTTCAGACAGATGGCCACTGCCGCGTTCTGCATAAAGACAGCTACGTCCGGTATGATCTTCCCTACGAACCCATCGCTAAGGGAGAGGGCGTCTTGCGCCCGGAGATCAAAATCGAGATCGCTGTATTTCCTGTTTGCACCGCACCGGAAAAGCTCTCTGTCTCATCGTTTGTCGCTGAGGCCAGTGGTGCCGACGCCGAAGCCAACGACGTCGCATGCGTGAGACTGGCCGAGACCGCCGCGGACAAGTTCGTTGCGCTTGGGCGTCGGGCTGGCTTCGCTTTCGCGGGACTGGGAGACCTCGACCACACTCTTGTCCGTCACGTTTATGACTTGTCACGCATGGACGGCCACTATGATGCAGCGGAGGCGGCCATGATTGCTTTGAAGACGATGAAGGCAGACGCTGAAAGCCGCGGCGACGAATACCTCGCCTATAAGGCAGACCCCAGGGGTGAAACGCTCCGCGCGTATGAGATCATGTCCAAAAACGAGAGGTTCGCCGAGGGCTATGCGAAGCTGCTCGGTGACATGGTTTATGGTGACAGACCTGAATTCGCATCGGCTTTCGAGAAGGTGCAAAACTTCGTCGAACGCATCCGCGACGCCTAA
- a CDS encoding D-amino acid dehydrogenase, whose product MPEIVVIGAGVAGVSTAYSLLRAGYNVTVVERQRYAAMETSLANGGQLSASNAEVWNHWSTLLKGIKWMVKRDAPFLMNPKPTWHKYSWLAEFISNISKYRENTVATTRLAIAARKFMFEIAEQEKIEFDHVRRGILHVYWDKHSFEHATVVNRLLVEGGLDRRPVTANEMKTIEPTLHGTFHGGFYTPSDSTGDIHKYTTGLAKACQNRGARFLYDATIRRIERRGGFQLIYSTTETEREPQVIEADAVVVCAGTGSRDLAMMLGDRVNIYPVKGYSITVHLDDEISQQSAPWVSLLDDRAKIVTSRLGMDRFRVAGTAELNGLNWDIRDDRVKPLVDWTRMLFPGVGTKRVVPWAGLRPMMPNMMPKVGKGRMPGVFYNTGHGHLGWTLSAATAAMLAEALARELPLEPR is encoded by the coding sequence ATGCCAGAAATTGTTGTTATTGGCGCCGGTGTAGCTGGCGTGTCGACGGCTTATTCACTTCTACGCGCTGGCTATAATGTCACCGTCGTGGAACGTCAGCGTTATGCGGCGATGGAAACGTCGCTTGCAAACGGTGGACAACTTTCAGCCAGCAACGCGGAAGTATGGAATCACTGGTCGACCCTCCTGAAGGGAATTAAGTGGATGGTCAAAAGGGACGCTCCCTTTTTGATGAACCCCAAGCCAACTTGGCATAAGTACAGCTGGCTTGCAGAATTTATCTCCAACATTTCCAAGTATCGCGAGAACACCGTCGCCACAACTAGGCTAGCAATAGCTGCGCGCAAGTTCATGTTCGAAATTGCGGAACAGGAAAAGATCGAATTCGACCACGTTCGTCGCGGCATTCTGCACGTTTACTGGGACAAGCATAGCTTTGAGCACGCGACCGTAGTAAACCGCCTGCTTGTTGAGGGAGGATTGGATCGACGGCCGGTGACGGCAAACGAAATGAAGACCATTGAGCCGACGCTGCACGGAACGTTCCATGGCGGATTCTATACGCCGTCAGATTCTACCGGAGACATCCACAAGTACACAACCGGCCTTGCCAAAGCATGCCAGAACCGCGGCGCTAGGTTCCTGTATGATGCTACGATAAGGCGCATCGAGCGGCGCGGCGGCTTCCAGTTAATCTATTCGACCACGGAGACCGAACGCGAGCCTCAGGTGATCGAAGCCGACGCAGTAGTTGTATGTGCTGGCACAGGCAGCCGCGATTTGGCAATGATGCTAGGCGACCGCGTCAACATCTATCCCGTTAAAGGTTACTCGATCACAGTTCATCTCGATGACGAGATCTCTCAACAGTCGGCGCCTTGGGTCAGCCTGCTGGACGACCGGGCAAAAATAGTCACAAGCAGACTAGGAATGGACCGTTTCCGAGTTGCAGGTACGGCCGAACTCAACGGTCTGAACTGGGACATCCGTGATGATAGAGTTAAGCCTTTGGTCGATTGGACACGCATGCTTTTCCCGGGAGTTGGTACGAAGCGCGTGGTGCCCTGGGCAGGTCTGCGACCAATGATGCCGAATATGATGCCCAAGGTCGGAAAAGGTCGCATGCCTGGTGTATTTTACAACACCGGGCACGGACATCTGGGGTGGACACTGTCGGCTGCGACAGCCGCAATGCTTGCGGAGGCCTTAGCACGGGAGTTGCCGCTCGAGCCACGGTAG
- a CDS encoding alpha/beta fold hydrolase, translated as MSKLERKLIPTPEGQVELFVEGKGPRIVLLPSLARGASDFDEIAPMIAAAGFRVLRPQPRGIGASTGPTEGITLIDLAADVVAAIEADCAPEKPEALFVVGHAFGNWVARVLAHHWPSMTRSVGLLAAIIGSTISPELLISVNVVSDNSKPDADRLFYLQRDFFAPGHDASLWLSGWHTEVSQFQLAATNATADSSWTEVGKNLPVLYVAPEFDKIAPVPEEDFLRDRVGHLTTLEIIYGAGHALLPEKVSEAAAVLVSFAKSIMRGEADQPKSA; from the coding sequence ATGTCGAAACTCGAGCGCAAACTGATCCCGACCCCTGAAGGTCAGGTCGAACTTTTTGTCGAAGGTAAAGGCCCCCGTATTGTCCTGCTCCCCTCGCTGGCGAGAGGCGCTTCGGATTTTGATGAAATTGCCCCCATGATTGCTGCGGCGGGATTCCGCGTTTTGCGACCGCAGCCCCGCGGCATAGGCGCAAGCACAGGCCCGACCGAAGGCATCACATTGATCGATCTTGCCGCCGATGTCGTTGCTGCCATCGAAGCTGATTGTGCGCCGGAAAAACCCGAAGCTTTGTTTGTGGTCGGCCACGCATTCGGCAACTGGGTCGCGCGGGTTCTTGCCCACCATTGGCCTTCGATGACCAGATCCGTCGGACTTCTTGCTGCTATTATCGGCAGTACGATATCGCCCGAACTGTTGATTTCTGTGAATGTCGTATCGGACAATTCCAAGCCGGACGCAGATCGCCTGTTTTATTTGCAGCGCGACTTCTTCGCTCCGGGGCACGATGCTTCCCTCTGGTTAAGCGGGTGGCACACAGAGGTCTCTCAATTTCAGCTCGCAGCCACAAATGCGACGGCGGACAGCAGCTGGACCGAAGTCGGCAAAAATCTGCCGGTCCTTTATGTCGCCCCGGAATTTGACAAGATCGCCCCCGTTCCCGAAGAAGACTTCCTGCGAGACCGTGTCGGCCATCTCACGACATTGGAAATCATTTATGGAGCTGGCCACGCCCTTCTTCCGGAAAAGGTTTCTGAGGCCGCGGCGGTCCTTGTCTCATTTGCAAAGTCCATCATGCGCGGCGAAGCCGACCAACCCAAATCCGCCTAG
- a CDS encoding glutathione S-transferase family protein, giving the protein MRLYWSSTSPFVRKVIVSAHELGLGDRLETIPTRVAPSKPDPALLPYNPLGQLPTLVLDGGTVLYDSLVIIEYLDHMAGGAKLIPSSSERRIEELRLHALCNGFLDLLVQWRIESLKETKQIALINAFNLKASKIWTNLEATVEAGLAQQPFGLSSITLAIVAEYTDFRFPKLGWREKYPALSNWHQSIKSRPSLASTRFFDSAKPQ; this is encoded by the coding sequence ATGAGACTATATTGGTCATCGACATCGCCATTCGTAAGAAAAGTCATCGTAAGTGCACATGAGCTCGGACTAGGCGACAGGTTGGAAACGATCCCGACGCGCGTTGCGCCGAGTAAGCCCGACCCGGCTTTATTGCCATACAACCCGCTTGGGCAGCTCCCAACCCTCGTTCTGGATGGCGGGACCGTGCTTTACGATAGCCTGGTAATCATCGAGTACCTCGATCATATGGCCGGTGGTGCTAAACTCATTCCCTCCTCGTCGGAGCGGCGAATTGAAGAGCTTCGGCTGCATGCGCTGTGCAATGGTTTTCTTGACCTGTTGGTGCAATGGCGGATCGAATCTCTCAAGGAGACAAAGCAGATTGCGCTCATTAACGCCTTCAATTTGAAGGCAAGTAAGATATGGACAAATCTGGAGGCGACAGTCGAGGCAGGACTTGCCCAACAACCCTTTGGGTTGTCGTCAATTACCCTGGCTATCGTTGCTGAATACACTGACTTTCGGTTTCCGAAGCTCGGCTGGCGGGAAAAATACCCGGCACTGTCCAACTGGCATCAATCTATAAAGTCACGGCCCTCTTTGGCCTCTACCAGATTTTTCGACAGCGCGAAGCCTCAGTAG
- a CDS encoding branched-chain amino acid ABC transporter substrate-binding protein, giving the protein MRFVTKCIISAVMSASLVAVSHGAEAKQKVKIAWVGPLTGALSAYGLGGRNSAELAIQVMNANSAANYDYELVALDDECKPNVGVQVVTKAAVDRSIIAAIPFYCSSTAMAAIDIFNRYKLPMVVWAAVLPEITYGNNYPEVHRVTGALIGQNKVGAKFMKDAGYKTFISFADSTDFGKSTTKYFSLYTGEEGGKILAGFSVPPDQQDLSAELTKVKELNPEVVYFGGLVPLGARLRTQMEKLGIKAQFEGNSAIMGDAYITAVGPELAEGTIAFYDSPSLSQTAGGKFFLEKYQTAGFKEAPEAYGHFSYAATMLVLEAIEKVGPTRAAVTAELGKTKDRPSIVGPITFDDHGQNVTLQTTKYIVQDGKWIVWEDSEYASGKRKLKNLE; this is encoded by the coding sequence ATGCGTTTCGTAACAAAGTGCATAATCTCTGCAGTCATGAGTGCTTCACTTGTGGCAGTCAGTCATGGAGCGGAAGCCAAGCAAAAGGTGAAGATCGCATGGGTGGGGCCGTTGACAGGCGCCCTATCGGCCTACGGCTTGGGCGGCCGCAATTCCGCGGAACTGGCCATTCAAGTGATGAACGCGAATTCAGCGGCTAACTACGACTATGAGCTCGTGGCGCTCGACGATGAATGCAAACCGAATGTCGGGGTCCAGGTTGTGACCAAGGCAGCGGTTGACCGGTCGATTATTGCGGCAATACCGTTCTACTGCTCTTCAACTGCGATGGCGGCAATTGACATTTTCAACCGTTACAAGCTGCCGATGGTTGTATGGGCGGCTGTGCTTCCAGAAATTACCTATGGCAATAACTATCCCGAGGTGCATCGCGTAACGGGTGCGCTGATTGGTCAGAACAAGGTCGGCGCAAAGTTCATGAAGGATGCGGGTTATAAGACCTTCATCTCCTTTGCTGACTCTACCGACTTTGGCAAATCGACCACGAAATATTTTAGCCTCTATACCGGCGAGGAAGGCGGCAAAATCCTTGCGGGTTTCAGTGTCCCGCCGGATCAGCAGGATCTTTCCGCTGAGCTTACAAAAGTAAAAGAGCTGAACCCTGAAGTGGTTTACTTCGGAGGGCTGGTCCCCCTTGGCGCCAGACTAAGAACGCAAATGGAGAAGCTGGGGATCAAGGCGCAGTTTGAAGGCAATTCTGCGATCATGGGTGATGCTTATATCACGGCGGTGGGACCAGAGTTGGCAGAAGGCACAATTGCGTTCTACGACAGCCCCTCACTCTCGCAAACAGCCGGCGGTAAGTTTTTTCTAGAGAAATACCAAACAGCTGGCTTTAAAGAGGCGCCCGAAGCCTACGGCCATTTCTCTTACGCTGCGACGATGCTTGTTCTGGAGGCGATCGAGAAGGTTGGGCCAACAAGAGCTGCCGTGACCGCGGAGCTCGGTAAGACGAAAGATCGCCCGTCCATCGTGGGACCCATCACCTTCGACGATCATGGTCAAAACGTAACGCTTCAGACCACCAAATACATAGTTCAGGACGGCAAATGGATCGTTTGGGAAGATAGCGAATATGCGAGCGGAAAGCGGAAGTTGAAGAATCTGGAGTGA
- a CDS encoding branched-chain amino acid ABC transporter permease gives MATWIQHIINGLMQGTVYGLVAMGFTIFFGVMNVIKFSHGDVFTFGAFGGLVAVWMADAIGLPIWCQLLLGFTVAILLASVLGALISRVLILPLRNAPPLNMLLMTMMVGTAIRESIRLFFPNGSNPQRFPSLLPAGGYEFLGAHVRLDGMLLICGGVGSIALVYLIINRTRFGLAMRAVAEDLETASMMGINFERIAPLTFALGSMTAGFAGIMYGIYYSEVSYNMGLLLSVIGFSAAIVGGLGNIWGAILGGYLFAALQTLVVAATPSLSEYKNVIGFAIMIILITWRPTGLLAERTSERV, from the coding sequence ATGGCCACTTGGATCCAACACATAATAAACGGCCTCATGCAAGGCACCGTCTACGGGCTTGTTGCGATGGGATTCACGATCTTTTTCGGTGTGATGAACGTCATTAAGTTCTCCCATGGGGATGTCTTCACGTTTGGCGCATTTGGGGGTCTGGTTGCCGTATGGATGGCCGATGCAATCGGCTTGCCGATTTGGTGTCAACTCCTGCTCGGATTCACAGTGGCAATCTTGTTGGCCAGTGTACTGGGAGCCTTGATCTCCAGAGTGCTCATTCTTCCGCTGCGCAATGCGCCGCCTCTCAACATGCTTCTTATGACCATGATGGTTGGAACCGCGATCCGCGAAAGCATTCGTCTGTTCTTTCCGAACGGGTCCAATCCGCAACGCTTCCCTTCGTTGTTGCCAGCGGGAGGATATGAGTTTCTGGGAGCTCATGTGCGATTGGACGGAATGCTCCTGATCTGTGGCGGGGTGGGATCAATCGCCCTCGTCTATCTGATTATCAACAGAACGCGGTTCGGGTTGGCGATGCGTGCTGTGGCTGAAGACTTAGAGACTGCCAGCATGATGGGAATTAATTTTGAACGTATTGCGCCTCTTACCTTTGCGCTCGGATCCATGACGGCGGGGTTCGCCGGCATCATGTATGGAATCTACTACAGCGAGGTCAGCTACAACATGGGCTTGTTACTGTCTGTCATAGGTTTCTCAGCTGCAATTGTCGGCGGCTTGGGAAACATTTGGGGGGCGATCCTCGGAGGATATCTTTTTGCTGCTTTGCAGACTTTGGTTGTCGCAGCGACGCCCTCTCTGAGTGAATACAAGAACGTAATAGGATTCGCGATAATGATCATACTAATTACGTGGCGGCCCACCGGCTTATTGGCCGAGCGTACCAGTGAGAGAGTATAG